From Capra hircus breed San Clemente chromosome 1, ASM170441v1, whole genome shotgun sequence, the proteins below share one genomic window:
- the HTR1F gene encoding 5-hydroxytryptamine receptor 1F yields MDFLNSSDQNLTSEELLNRMPSKILVSFILSGLALMTTTINSLVIAAIIVTRKLHHPANYLICSLAVTDFLVAVLVMPFSIVYIVRESWIMGQVVCDIWLSVDITCCTCSILHLSAIALDRYRAITDAVEYARKRTPKHAGIMITIVWIISIFISMPPLFWRHQGTSQEDECIIKHDHIVSTIYSTFGAFYIPLTLILILYYKIYKAAKTLYHKRQASRIAKEEMNGQVLLESGEKSSRLVSTPYMLEKSLYDPSTDFDKIHSTVKSPRSEFRHERSWRRQKISGTRERKAATTLGLILGAFVICWLPFFVKELVVNVCEKCKISEEMSNFLTWLGYLNSLINPLIYTIFNEDFKKAFQKLVRCRC; encoded by the coding sequence atggatTTCTTGAATTCATCTGATCAAAACTTGACCTCAGAAGAACTGTTAAACAGAATGCCATCCaaaattctggtttccttcattctctctggactGGCACTGATGACAACCACCATTAACTCACTTGTGATTGCTGCAATTATTGTTACCCGAAAGCTGCACCACCCAGCCAACTACTTAATTTGCTCCCTTGCAGTCACAGATTTCCTTGTAGCCGTTCTGGTGATGCCTTTCAGCATTGTGTATATTGTGAGAGAGAGCTGGATTATGGGACAAGTGGTCTGTGACATCTGGCTGAGCGTTGACATTACATGCTGTACATGTTCCATCTTGCATCTCTCTGCTATAGCTTTGGATCGGTACCGGGCAATCACTGATGCTGTTGAGTATGCCAGGAAAAGGACTCCCAAGCATGCTGGCATTATGATTACCATAGTTTGGATTATATCTATTTTTATCTCTATGCCTCCTCTATTCTGGAGGCACCAAGGAACTAGTCAAGAGGATGAGTGCATCATCAAACACGACCACATCGTTTCCACTATTTACTCAACATTTGGAGCTTTCTACATCCCATTAACATTGATTTTGATCCTCTATTACAAAATATATAAGGCAGCAAAGACGTTATATCACAAGAGGCAAGCAAGTAGGATTGCCAAGGAGGAAATGAATGGCCAAGTCCTTTTGGAGAGTGGTGAAAAAAGCTCTAGACTAGTCTCCACACCGTACATGCTAGAAAAGTCTTTATATGATCCATCAACGGACTTTGATAAAATTCATAGCACAGTGAAAAGTCCCAGGTCTGAATTCAGGCATGAgagatcttggagaaggcaaaagATCTCAGGCACAAGAGAACGCAAAGCAGCCACTACCCTGGGATTAATTTTGGGTGCATTTGTAATATGTTGGCTTCCTTTCTTTGTAAAAGAATTGGTTGTTAATGTCTGTGAAAAGTGTAAGATTTCTGAAGAAATGTCAAATTTTTTGACATGGCTTGGATATCTCAATTCCCTTATAAACCCACTGATTTATACAATCTTTAATGAAGACTTCAAGAAAGCATTCCAAAAACTTGTGCGATGTCGATGTTAG